The DNA sequence TCAGTAGATTCCTTTGCTAATACAGCGTTGAATAATTTAAGTGTTTTCATTGTTTTTATAAAATAATAAGTGAGGAGTAATTCTGTGTAATCTGTATAGGAACTCCTTTTACCTATAATTTAAAAAGAGCGGGGAGTAGATTTTATCAAAAAAAATTATAGGAACTCCCTTTGCTCGAAATTTTTAAAAGGCGGAAAGTAAATAACGAAAATATAGGAACTTTCTATGCCTTAACTTTTTAATGATCAAAAACAATTGTGGATTAAATATAAATATTTTTCATCATTTTGTGGAGCAGACAGGAATCGAACCTGCGACACACGGTATAGGAACTTTTTGTGCCAATAGCGGAAAGTTATTGTTGCTCTACCATCTGAGCTACTGCTCCATGATTTTTATTAAGAATCATTGTTTTAATATCTCGCAGATTTTGCAGATGAATATCATCTAAAATCTGCCTGATTAGCTAAATCTGCGAGAATAAAATAGGTCGATTGATCCATAATCAATCAAACTTAGTTTTGTGCTTTTTTAAATTTTCTTTTCTTTTTCCAGGGAGCATTTTTTCCTACATCACCAGCCATAATACATCCGTAAGGTATCACCTCATCCAATACTTCACATAATCCGTATTCCTCGATCTGAGCCCGTACGTTTTTAGCGCTTTTATAAGCAGTTGGTAACTCGGAAATATCAATTTCATTCGAGAAGAATCGGATATCCAATCCCTCTGTTTCCTCAGCAAAAACTTCTTCAATGGTTTTATGGGCCAATGATTTTTTATGTTGAGTTCTGCTGAAATTTCTTCCTGCTCCATGAGGGGCAAATCCAAGGTTTCTTTCATTGGTTTTTCCCTGAACGATTAAAACGGGTTCTGCCATGTTTAAAGGAATCAGTCTTGGTCCTGTAATATCAGGCATGAATTTATCATCTAATGGAGTCGCTCCTTTTGCATGATAAAACAGATCTCCATCTTTGAAAACAAAATTATGCTCGTTCCAGTAACGGTTTTCTTTCTCTATTTCCATTTTGTTTAAAACAGCATCATGAATGGAAGTATGGTTTTCCTTTGTCCAGGTTCTTATCAACTGAAGGGCTTCCCAGTAAGATCTTCCGTCTTCCGTATCATAAGGGATCCAGGCATTTTCTTTTAATGTTTCCGGTGAAATATCCTGTCTGAAACGGTTGGCCACTTTCATTCCTTTATCATATAAGGCTGCACCAGGAGCTCTTGATCCGTGATGAGTTACCAGCATCGTATTTCCTGTATTTTTAGAAATTCCAACGAATAAGAAATGATTTCCATCTCCCTGAGTTCCCATATGGGAACGCGCAATACTGATGAGCTTTTCATCATTCAGGAAATAATTTTCCCTAAACGCATCCATTAATTCCTGAGACATTGGCATCTGTTCTCCTCTTGCTCTTCCTCCATATCCGAAATGCGTTACAGAATGGGCGGTATCCAATACTGCTTTAGGATCAGCCTTTCCAAAATCGGTTAACATGACCGAACAGCAAATATCTGCACTATGGAATCCCGGGTGGATTGCATTTTTAGCGACAACTACTCCTCCGACAGGAATCTGGCCTTCCGGACCTGTAGGGCATGCATCTGGCATCAAAGCTCCACTAACCAGGGTTGGTGTTTTCATTAAAACCTGCATGGTTCTGATTACTTTTTCTACATTATCTTTTTCACTTTCATGTTCAGCTCTGATATTAATGATGAAATCTTTTGGAATTTCATGCAAGGGAATAACGTCCGCTTGCTTAAATTGTTCCAGATAGATTCTGATTTCAGATTCATCCAGTTTATTTTCGTTGATATATTCTATTGCGTCTTTAAACCATTTTGCTGGTCTATATCCTAATTCAATTAAATGATTTCCATTAAATTCCATATGTTTTCTCATTTTGTTGATGCAAAGTAATTACATAAGTGTGCAATGTTTTTGCGTAGTATGAAAAATTTTAATTATTTTTACAAAAGACGAATACACGAAAAAGCTAAAAGGCTGAATTGCAAAAAGGCTGAATTGCAAAATTGCTGAATTGTAAAAATGCAAATAGACGATTTTACGAATTAACGGTTTTACAGTTTAGCCAATCTGCCATTTTGCCTTTTCGCCCCTTTTCAATTTTACAAATAAAAAAATATGCTGTTAGAACAATTAAAAGAATCTCCGGAAACCATTCAATTCAAAGAAGTTATTGCGTACATT is a window from the Chryseobacterium sp. T16E-39 genome containing:
- a CDS encoding RtcB family protein, whose amino-acid sequence is MEFNGNHLIELGYRPAKWFKDAIEYINENKLDESEIRIYLEQFKQADVIPLHEIPKDFIINIRAEHESEKDNVEKVIRTMQVLMKTPTLVSGALMPDACPTGPEGQIPVGGVVVAKNAIHPGFHSADICCSVMLTDFGKADPKAVLDTAHSVTHFGYGGRARGEQMPMSQELMDAFRENYFLNDEKLISIARSHMGTQGDGNHFLFVGISKNTGNTMLVTHHGSRAPGAALYDKGMKVANRFRQDISPETLKENAWIPYDTEDGRSYWEALQLIRTWTKENHTSIHDAVLNKMEIEKENRYWNEHNFVFKDGDLFYHAKGATPLDDKFMPDITGPRLIPLNMAEPVLIVQGKTNERNLGFAPHGAGRNFSRTQHKKSLAHKTIEEVFAEETEGLDIRFFSNEIDISELPTAYKSAKNVRAQIEEYGLCEVLDEVIPYGCIMAGDVGKNAPWKKKRKFKKAQN